atgtttgttttgtgatctgGATAGGTATACATATTTGTATGCAacccattttggaactgtggtaagggaaccggtttaagtatccaaaccggtatgcgaaccaatacagttctatgttcCTGAACTAGTTTAGTACCTAAACCAgtacgcaaactgaaaaggttccgtgaactccggaactggtaaagtcttaaggtttccaaaccggttcgcaaaattaaaaagttctgtgaactccggaactcagttttgcacctaagtttgcaaaccggtacgtgaactgaaaaagttctatCAACTTcggaactcggttttgctcttaagtttgcaaaccggtaagTGTACCATGACTCAAccgattcacgaacgactcatgtatttttactttgtgcatttaacaactatgtcgattgtgttcaattgcgattaaattatttaaaagaaataatttgcatttgatcaattctctaagaacgctagactcatttgatcacatgattgtgactcaagattaatgtctttgtgttcataaaaatgagtgttaagcttttaaattCAAACCGTCGAGTTTCGTCTAACCATGTTGAACGCAGTATTTGTACACGGTTATGTTACGGTTTAcctaatcttgtttatgtgaataagattcaaagttttcatctaatagGTGAATATTGTTTACTTGactccaaagctatcttagcttcaACTTAAAGAAACCTATGCTTTGAAgtttatataaggggaactcttggaaactggGATTTTTGAGTCCTGATACTACTTTTTAGTGTGTCCtaattgtatctagagtcgtcctctccagaaacccttttagggtttagcgactatcaaagacttcattgggattcgtgaagacaggtacagttatcttttatcttgataacttgagtatcctgatcttctttgattgttgatttatcacttgaacaagatagatagaaatcacaaagttctcttcgtctcaactttgtgattccgcaagttttatacttgtgaggtgaataataatttaggctgcacttcgggttgcataagtccggattttgaagaTAGCTAGACTTTTGTCAAATTGTTattgatttccatcaccttgatcctacGTTTGATCTGATCACCCGTTTCGATCGTAATCAAGAAATCAATTATATAAGCTTAATCTGTGggaagaagatttggtttaaagtcctcaattgagttgaagtaactcttagttggtgtgacttcatctaagggaatcaattgctgggagtcatgttgggattcaagaggcataaggagggAGATTGTACCTGattcagtgggagactgagttcgggatcaaccacattccagaccgaagttaattggtagtaggctagcatctataacggcttaatacaatttggtgttcaatatggactaggtcctggggtttttatgcatttgcggtttcctcgttaaaaaaatttatggtgtttgtgttatttctttttctgcattatattatttatctttataattgaaatatcacagattgtgcgttgatcaatcagagtagatacatccgacctagtttgttggatacgacttgattgatccttggacattggtttttagTACCtaccaagaactctctttgtgatttggttcacggattcaattctgtaaacgttatAATCGCAAGAGAGACAGAGGTATGACTAtaaacactttccttgattgagtttaactctcggagttgtgttgaatttttccatacagattgcctaagaaaaagttggtggtgtattttggtacccccggtgTTTTTCACTTGTTGATTATCTGCATAAAAATCACTAAACATATGAGGGGAAAAAATACCTATATTATTAGGTGAATCgacaaaaacaaaatttattaGATAAACTATACgttatatatatatgaagatcGTGATGATGGTGGAGTTCAACACCATGTTAGGAAAATTATGATTCATATAATAGCAACGAAAGGtaagagaagaagaataaataAATGATGGGTTTTAATTATTACCCGCAGAAAGGTGGTCATTAAATATTTTGATTTCAAGGGTAGGTTGTGTTTAATTAAATtatgggttgtatttagtcatcGCCTTTCACAATAAACAGGAATCAAATTACAACGGTCAACGCAAGTGCAAGGATACATATCTATTTATGCAAGCTTTACAACCTACAATTAcagcattgctcggtagaactcataaattttactatctcaagcttgttgtcaatgttagatgcacaaaactgtATCTCAATTTCTAGTCTAATAAAGTCAAATCTCGGACtgggattagagtatggtagttgagtatcaggcaCTACTGAATAACTctcaaagattgaagactgaagatcaaatgaagatatttggagactgaagatcaaacgaagacatttggagaacttcatcgacaaagaggtatgtgaagactggatCATCCTataataaatagagagactcaaatTACTGATCCCCGACACTTTTGCGTCCTAGTTTCTTGCTAGAGTTgtcctctattaacctaggtttcctctgagaaacataactaggtttacgacttaaagtcttcacttagggattcgtgaagccaggtcctaTTATCTTTtacttgatagtttgtgtatcctgatcttgttcttattgatcgtcGAGGTTTTTGTCAATATCCGGttaggaacgagatagatagaaatcacaaaattctcttcgtttcagactttgtgattcctcaagatagatctacttgcaattgtattaggttttgtccatatatatttccgaacaaaaaagttggtagTGTACTTGGTACACTCTCCTTAATTTGTATTAGAGTAGGAAAACATTGTAGACCTAACAAATCTGTGTTTCTAAGTGATCCTAATGGGAAACTGCTTTGGGAGGCTTATTTCCTTCACCTGTAACGTACACTAGAATATCTTAAAGATTCTTCAGAGTCTTTTGACTAGGGGACCAATTAATTTTGTCTCGCTAGATGCTCTCGAGTCAACTAGGACCGTCAATCTCTCAGTTTATAGTAAAGAATCTAAAGCAAAAATAAAAGTTCCCTTGGTAAGGGAAAATGTCAAGAATCTATCTGTCAAGAGTATTAGGCTTTGCTATTTCAAAATGTTGTATCTAAATCTTCTTAAGGACTGCAACAAAAGATGGTGTATAAACGAAGATCTCTTCAAATCCATTAAGAATATTCTTGAATTCTTGGAACGTCTTGCTTCGATCAACAACAAGGTTAATTCCTTGCGTCGTTCCGATTCTGATAAAATATGTTTTCAGCGCAGAAAAATTGGACATGTTAGGAAGTCTTTCACAATTCCTCAAAAGAAGGCTGCCTAGATGTTGAATACTCCaattatttatgaaattcaatTAATCGATCACTTCGTTAACGTTAACGGAAACAGAATTGAACGAAGAATACCGAGCCTCATTAAGAATTCCCACCCAATAGGTCATGCTCCACGCATGGGAGACGAAGACTATCATTCTAAGATGGTTCGTGAGCATATCCTTGCTTACACAACTTCATGGTAACAAGATTTTGGCTCCACCCTATTATGTACATAGCTTGATATAGGGCAAGAGACATgtaagtaatttttttttctttttgtgttcttCCATTTTGTGCTTTTTCAGGTATTTCTAGTGGGATTTAAGTATTTTCTGATACTATTCACTGGATAATAAAGAAAGTGAATTCTTTCAAGTACTGAAGACATTAAAAGATCATCTTCATGTTGAGCCTTTCTCTGTAAAGATGTGTCTCTACGACGTAAATCCCTATGTTGTGTCATGATTGTCTCCTACACACATGTAACTGTGAAAAGAGAGTCAATACAACTTGGGTGCTACCATATTGCTAACAGTGAGTCCAAATGTAATGACTCAATGTGGGTATCAACAAATCTTGTGCTCTTAGCAACATATTCTCCATGCCTATCTGATATTAAGTAAGAGATGAAAACAATATCCATGGGAATGGTTAATAACTATCCAAGTTAAGAATGCTCTTAGACTTTTCTAAACATCatgttgatatttaaacttagGTTTGTGTTTGAAAGAAACCGACCATCTTAACGTTATCCATGTTGGTTACTGAAAATACTTGGGATATGCAGTTCAACTTGGTAAGAGACATACTATTTTCGGGTTATGTATCAATTAACCAATTCATATCAcaattttggttaagtttttatCATCGGTTAAGACTTATCTGTGAGTCTCAGTGATATCATCTAACTTTCTATATCCATTTATCTAGAAAAGTTACACAAAATGGGacacttttgaattttgaaaattatTAGATGATTTAGATACTTCATTTAAAATAGTTATCCATCTCGTAACCGGTCAAGCCCGTTAAGGCTAATATAAGGTTTGCGGATTCACGGACTACTTGTATTTTTATTCCTCATCAGTTCAAGAACATGGGGAGAAAAACAAACCTAGGGTTATGAAACCGAAATAGATAGAAATTGCAAAGTTCTCTtggtctcatactttgtgattcctcaagatagatatctaaatcgGTTTATATTTTTGTTGAGGGGTGGTTAGTAATacaggcttctcagctaactgagtgtaagtgttacggattcgtgaggtttgctatctttgtctattgcaaacagatttccaagcctgGATCTAaatgatctaaagggaaatcaaataagcttatttttttagaggaagattggtattaaaattcttcacttaggttgaagcaacttttaGGTTGTCAAGGTCGTCAGCTAAGcgaatcaattgcatagagccttgaggttcaagagacgtaaggaacacgactacaactaaattgcttggagggttaattcggttTCAACTATAATCAAGTCCGAAGTTTGATAggaggctagtatctgtagcggcttaatacagtttggtgttcaaagctggacgagttaccggggtttttctgcaggtgcagttttcctcgtcaacaaaacttatgttgtcttgtgtttttccttttcgacattatattgttttatctttataagagGAATAACACAAGTAATACGTGTTCAATCTAGGTAGTTTAAATCCTTATTAATTCTAACCAATAatgagacttgttcttgttgaattcgtttctttaaagatagataacaagtttcatacttggcagaattcggATCCTCTTGATTTATATACAACTAGATtggtcttggatattgatttgtgagatctTCTAAGGACTCTTCTACACAACCAGGTTCATGGACTTGTTAGTCTAGACATATTGATtatggaagagaaagagaaaaaactttatatacatattgttcaagagaaagagaaaaaactttatctacttgcaattatattaggttttgtTCATACATGTTGCCGAACAAAAAAAGTTGGTGtaatgtacttggtaccctctccttttcgcCTACaatcgacaaaaaaaaaaaatcatctgtaAGAATGTTCAACGAAGTTTAGAATCGTCATATATGGACATACTCGACAACTGATTCTAACATTAACATAACGTAATCGgaaattcttttctttttaatggtCGATTCTAACCATTGTTTTATACAAAACATCTGAAGGAAGTGAAAATCTATTATCGCCTGTTCATTTACAAACTACTGTCGGTTctaaacatatttatacaccgaTCATTTGAAGAAACTGGACATCTAATATCAACGGTTCATTTAGAAATTATAGTCGATTCCTACCCcggatgaagaaagtgaagaaaaattGGTAGAAGGATTGTCTCACAATGGCCGATTTCTCTTCACATTTTCATCTACGTGGAACATAACCTAGAGCCGGCGGAAATTTTTTCTCATAACCCTCAATTTTTCATAATAACTGAAATTCCTAAAACACAAAATCATAATGCATGGGTTGAGAGAGTTACATAATTCTGGCCATTTTCTGTTGTTCCCTCAGGTTTTAGATGTCAGAATCACTCGGTGTTTCTTGAACTTCatatttctcttcaatttctgGATTAAATAAAAATTGTTTCGATGTTACTAATTGTAAAAAAACTAGATAGGATTCACTATTTTTCTAGGTGTCCCTTATATCGAGTCATCTTTATGTAGAAAAATAGACAATAAATTGGTCTTTAAATCAACGATTGAAgtttttaaaaatatataaaagaattGGCGGCGGCCTAATTCTTCACCATTGTGAATGGAGTGCCAAGTTACTAAAAAGAGTACCGAAATCGATAAAAATATAAGACAATGGATTTTTTAGTTTGTCTCATATGGATTATGATACACTCCCCAGTAAATTGATACCACTCCCCAGTAAACTGATACCCCTCATTAGcgatcatgtaatttttgttgttGGGATGGTGAAAATGAAAtaggaaaatcagtttcaaggatGAGGGTAGACAtttcaaaccctgaaaacaccCCTTATCAGTCCCCAATTGCACTAggctatttatttttattttattttgatgggtTAGTGTAGTGGTTAGTTGTGGCCCCTAAAAACTAGGAGCAATTATAAGGTCCATGGTTTGAACCTTTATCTCCTCCAACGGAGGGAGCTTATTTATCGATCAACGTAGTaaaaatgaaaggaaaaaaaaaaggtggtGTTGACTGTTGACTTTAATCTAGCCCAACAGTTATTCCGCCACACCTGCAACCAAGttagagaaagtaaaaaaaaaaaaaagtaaacaagAGGGATTGAAAATGCAGACACACGGGGCATctcatcagaaaaaaaaaaagaaaagaattagaACACCAGTTACTGAATTTCCTATGCACAGCGATCCCTTATTAAATCGTTATCGTTAAACACTTCCATTTACATATAATAACCTTAACCACAAAACTGATTTAAGGATCACCAGGGCCGTCATTTTAAGTCTTTCCTTTACTTCTTTATATGTTTGGAACTTTTTGTTTCAGAGGAAGCATGGGCTGGCCTGGAGCTGGTGGAGAGGCGGGTGGAGATTCAAGTTGGCGTCTATGAGCAGAAGAGAAGAGGCTGACTTCTTCAACCGCTTCGGCATTTGGAGTTTCATCTTTCAGCATAGTCCGGAAAGAGATTGATCCACGCTTCGCAGAAGCATCAGAATTTCTCTCGAGACTAGTAACTGAGCTTGCCTCAAGAAGTACTTGGTTCGCGATGAGAGATGCAGTATCGTTTTGATCATCCAAGGACCTCCTTCTTCCAATTTCCAAATCTCCTAAATCTCTTCTTAGTCTCAAAGAATCCGCAATTGGACAATAAACAAGCATGCAGATACCCAAGCAGGCAGACACTAATAGCACAAGGAAAGCAGAGAAAACAAGACCCTCAAATAACTTATGCTCTGGAAGGGATAAAACAGATAATCCAAGTAGAATAACCCTTAATGGAAAGACACCAGAGACCATGCATATGAGAAAGAGAGCTCTCTTCTGCAATCCCTTGTTTATGACCGAAGAGACCATTCGCCTACCAAGCAACAGCAAATAACCAGTAGAGAAAGTGGCAAAGATCCCTAGGAGGATTGTGCTAAGTAAGGGGTACGTACACATGGCAATGTCATCATTAATAAGAGTAGATGTGCTTGTAAAGTAATGAGGCACCTTCTTCCATACATGGCTCTTCTTTTCGTTGAATTTCGGACCTGCTAAAACCAAGATGCACTGAAGAAGAAATAATGGGAGGCAAGTCAAAAGAACATAACCGGCTGTCTTCGCATTCCACTGCCGGCTTAAAGTCCCAGACTCCCTTTTCTGCAAGGATGCGCGAAGGAGAAACACAATGGTCAGAAGAAAGCATGGTTCTGCAATTCCAAGATTTGAAAGGACGTAGAGTTTGCAAATATTCTGCTGCCATTTCAAGCCAAGATCATATACTACTTTATCCCTTCGTCTCAATAAAGTTAACCTGGCAACCTCGCCAAAACCCCACCAAAATGCATACAGAATAAGGGTAATCCGGATGACCCAAGGTTTATTGAAGTAACCTAGTTGAATTAAACTCTGCGTTCTTGTACAAGTGCGGAAGTAGATTGAGTACAGGATGCAGAATAATCCCAGAAGTACTAACAGAGAGACTAGACAAATTGTCACCACACCGAATGCATCGGCGACGAATGTGGTCAGGGGCATTACCCGAAGCACAGATTCCACGCATGCTCTCTGCCAGCATGGAGACGGGAAGAGCCCTACAGAGACGTCAAAGCCTACTTCTTAATACAATAAGAATGAGGCAGCAGCTTCCAGATTATATTGAACAATTCTTGAGCACAAAAGAACCATACATGTGACAACTTCAGCCAATTATCAACACAAACTCAAAATCGCTGTGTGTTCAAAACCCAAATGCAACACCAATCAACAACTCCAGTTATCCCATTAACGCTTTGTCAACAAACCCCAGTACCGCCAATTTGTACTCCCTTCCTATCACGTCACTGAGTGTTACTTATATCTAAAATCTGAAGTAGACTTCAGGTCCAGCACTGAATCAATTGCTCATCGCATGACACCTAAAACTGAAATAGCAAACAATCTTAGACGCAATCCAATtaacacaaaaaagaaaagaaaattcaaaccCATATATTGAAACTATGCAGGACTAAAGCCAACTTCCTTGACCCTTTCAAGCACGCAACATCAGACCAATGCATACTAATTACTTAAATGAAAACCAAAGCaacaataataaatataaaattaacATTACGAATACTAAATTACTAACAACCAAACCTAAACAAGTTGCTTGGAGAATCGAGGTCAATTCTCAAGCAGAGCTAATTTGACACACAAATTATCACTGACAAAATTAACTTTTCACATACATTACATACTTCCATCGAAtcttacaatcttagtcaaataTCTAGAGCAGAAAGTTCCAACAAAAGACGATTCCACATAAAGTTCTATACACAGTCGATATCTGACCGTTTTTTTGGCTCTAAATCTAAATCTTTAACGGTGAATTATCaaagtaaaacaaaaaaagaagaaaaaaaaactcaaatatcAGGATTTGTTTTTACATTCATGTTCATCCTAACTTCAAATCCTCTGAATCCAAACGTCTAAACATGGATTAAACTAACTAAAACATTCACAAAAGCAAATTCTACCACTTCATCCACAAACCTTATAATCATCCGAGccaataaacaaacaaaatcgaTAACAAAACAAAAGTTCGTAAAATACCTTATGATTCTTCACAGCATTCCAGTTCAATATCCCGATCTCTTCTTCGCCTGTAGTTTTAACAACCAAACGAGCTTCAAATCGAACAAAAAATACACCAATCGAAAGCTTATCTAGTAACAAATCTCGATCTGTAAAACTCCAATGCAGATTCGTAATCTCTGTAAAGAAAATCGAAACCCTAGCGGAGAGAAACGATTTCGAGAGAGAGAAGGGAGTAAACAAAAAAACTGAGAGGAAGAGAGAAAAGGTGGGGGAAtagagagagagaagaagaaggagggcTTTGGGTTGCTGACAGCCTGTATCCAGCTAGCTTTTAGGTTCGTGTGTCAATAATATTAGGTTCGGAAATCTACAAAAATAGGCTCGGAGGTTTAACCGGATCTACCTGGCACTGTTCTGCTTTGTTGTGTTTCTTTGTCCATAACAAAAAGGGTTTTGATTTGCTGTGACTTATTCCGTTATTAATAAGTTATTATTCCATCGACAGTTATGCAATCCAGTGGGTCCCATTTATCCACCCTTGGCCCAATTCATTAAAGTGGTTTTCTACCGTTGATTTTACTCGGGATTGGTTTGAGGACATGACGCGTGGGCTGAATGACGTAAAACACTGAAATAATAGTGGATGACAGAGTATACTATCATCATTACAGCAGTGATTTCACCGGGAACAATTACTTGTCTTTAAATGACTGTAATATCCTATTCATTCTTTTTATATACTTTGTGTATTTAGTTAATCCTCCTTGAGTCTTTTGAAAATACCTAAAACCCTCTGTATCGGCTTCAAATTTTGGGATATGCTCCTTGGGAAAAGTTTTCCTCTATGGGATTTGAACTCATTTTAACCAACTACGACGTATGGTATACTCACTCTAGTTGGTCGACCGATAGAGGATCCAGAGAAAAACAAACAAAGTGCCAAAATTGAAAACGGAACTACCATGGTCCATGAAGCAAATAGTCTCTATGATCAATAGTGTGAAAACCATAACTAACCGCCGACCCAAGTCGATTTTTTCTATTAATATGGGACACTTTTGTGCACAAGTGGGGCAAATGCACAAAACCAAAGGTAAACAAAGTGGGGGCAATTAGACCCTCACGGCCTTCATTggatccaccatcaacagtgcaATTCTCATGCTCTATAGGAAAAGATAATTTGTTACTGATCTAAAGATGCGACTTCTGGCCCATGTCTGAGCTGTCAAACGGACCAAGCTAGGGTCAACTTGtccctagcttgccaacccgtactagggttagggtcaaTTCTAGCCCTATtactattcacgaacaagctcaaaatcctaaccctagccctagacgggtcaaccctgacgggttggcgggttggcttgttaatattatcaatttaaaatttaggattgtttaggattattcatttagtaaacgtcgaacctaggtcaatttagtgtttaactagaagcctcaccactgagttgtaaagtggacgtttttattgccacttaatcaacgatatagccggttacggcgctttagtttttttaggcagagaaccctaacatcaactaagcattttacttttttttttatcattttataagtttaaattaatgtgagtaagactaactcactgtttaaattatgctagtccttttatcaatttaggacatcccgAATAAATAAGTGATTGCTGAATttaagttgtaatttaatttattgattgattatttaaaatctaaaaattgttatatttgtttgggtagatccaaaattagctttatttattgatttaaaattaactaattctaatatatgtttgcaaatgatggattttaaagagttggtgggattgagggatatatttattaattttgacgggttgacgggtaacccgcagattggccctagcccggcttgttttctagtagggttgtatatgacaaccctaaccccggcccgtttagacaacaagccaagtcgggccgggttgaaacaagccgggttataaattgacagctctactGATGCCTAATATATTTTCTAGGCTTCTAGCGTCGTAGCAAAGATGTCTAGCTAAGAAATGAGGGGAAGAAATATAgaaagggaaaaatatcgtttggtctttTCCAGGTGGGTCCatatctgtttggtccttttgcaaaacgcctttactgtttggtccatgattatttaaaaatataaaacagataaaaatacccttctgtgttaatttttacttatttttttgtaaCAGTTCATTATGTGTGATGAACCATCAAAGTTCATTCTTACaaataaaaaccaaattaaaTCACATATGAACGAACTTCATTATTTCATTAAAATTCTATAAAAATCTCATTATTAAgaacaaaccagagttcatttctggaatgaactcctcataaaacctatataaaccagagttcatttctggaatgaactcctcataaaacctatataaaccagtgttcatttctggaatgaactccttataaaacctatataaaccagagttcatttctggaatgaactcctgataaaaacctatataaaccagagttcatttctggaatgaactcctgataaaaacctatataaacgatTATGTTCATCAACggcagagttcattccaaaaatgaagttcatttcagtaatgaagttcattccaggaatgaagttcatcttaagcagcagcaacaacaaaaaaatgcataaatcttcatcttctacagcagcaacagatttctagggtttgacgagttcatcttcatcatcatctccaatcgcaacaacatcaagaaaaccaaaaaacctaattaaatcttcaacaacagcagatctatcttgagttcgtcttcatcttcatcaccaatcgcagcaaacatcaagaaaaacaaaaacctaactaaATCTTCAACAGGAGCATAT
This DNA window, taken from Papaver somniferum cultivar HN1 chromosome 3, ASM357369v1, whole genome shotgun sequence, encodes the following:
- the LOC113356520 gene encoding uncharacterized protein LOC113356520, which encodes MPLTTFVADAFGVVTICLVSLLVLLGLFCILYSIYFRTCTRTQSLIQLGYFNKPWVIRITLILYAFWWGFGEVARLTLLRRRDKVVYDLGLKWQQNICKLYVLSNLGIAEPCFLLTIVFLLRASLQKRESGTLSRQWNAKTAGYVLLTCLPLFLLQCILVLAGPKFNEKKSHVWKKVPHYFTSTSTLINDDIAMCTYPLLSTILLGIFATFSTGYLLLLGRRMVSSVINKGLQKRALFLICMVSGVFPLRVILLGLSVLSLPEHKLFEGLVFSAFLVLLVSACLGICMLVYCPIADSLRLRRDLGDLEIGRRRSLDDQNDTASLIANQVLLEASSVTSLERNSDASAKRGSISFRTMLKDETPNAEAVEEVSLFSSAHRRQLESPPASPPAPGQPMLPLKQKVPNI